A DNA window from Candidatus Sulfidibacterium hydrothermale contains the following coding sequences:
- a CDS encoding phosphoribosylaminoimidazolesuccinocarboxamide synthase: MISQAITRTDFRFPGQKNVYHGKVRDVYNIDDRYLVMIATDRISAFDVVLPRGIPYKGQVLNQIAAKFLDATADIVPNWKLATPDPMVTVGRYCKPFPVEMIIRGYLTGSSWRSYKKGAREICGVPIPDGMKEHQRFPEPIITPTTKAEEGHDEDISKEEIIRQGLVSEEDYALLEKYTRALFERGSRMAAEKGLILVDTKYEFGKADGKIYLIDEIHTPDSSRYFYADGYEENFKKGLPQRQLSKEFVREWLMENGFQGQSGQKVPEMTDELVESISERYIELYEKITGEKFQKATSDNVLARIEKNVLHFLASS; the protein is encoded by the coding sequence ATGATTTCCCAAGCCATTACCCGGACCGATTTTCGGTTTCCCGGACAAAAAAATGTTTATCACGGTAAAGTACGTGATGTGTATAATATTGACGACCGCTATCTGGTCATGATTGCCACCGACCGGATTTCGGCTTTTGATGTGGTATTACCCCGGGGTATTCCGTACAAAGGCCAGGTGTTAAATCAGATAGCTGCTAAATTTTTAGATGCTACGGCTGATATTGTTCCTAACTGGAAACTGGCTACTCCCGATCCGATGGTTACCGTAGGACGATACTGTAAACCTTTTCCGGTGGAAATGATCATTCGTGGTTATCTGACCGGAAGCTCCTGGCGCAGTTATAAAAAGGGGGCTCGTGAAATTTGCGGCGTACCTATCCCGGACGGAATGAAAGAACATCAGCGCTTTCCCGAGCCTATAATTACTCCGACAACCAAAGCCGAAGAAGGGCATGACGAAGACATCTCAAAAGAAGAAATTATCCGGCAAGGACTGGTTTCGGAAGAAGATTATGCTTTGCTTGAGAAGTACACCCGCGCTCTTTTTGAACGCGGAAGCCGGATGGCTGCCGAAAAAGGGTTGATTTTGGTAGATACGAAATACGAATTTGGCAAAGCCGACGGGAAAATCTATCTGATTGATGAAATCCATACCCCCGACTCTTCGCGTTATTTTTACGCTGACGGGTATGAAGAGAATTTCAAAAAAGGACTGCCACAACGCCAGCTTTCCAAAGAATTTGTCCGTGAATGGCTGATGGAAAACGGTTTTCAAGGACAATCCGGACAAAAAGTTCCGGAAATGACCGATGAGTTGGTGGAAAGTATTTCAGAACGGTATATTGAATTATACGAGAAAATTACCGGCGAAAAATTTCAAAAAGCCACTTCAGATAACGTTTTGGCACGGATTGAAAAAAATGTTCTCCATTTTCTGGCCTCTTCCTGA
- a CDS encoding TlpA disulfide reductase family protein: MRKIIQTVGLLSLALLIFASCQNTPKGDQYTITMHIKDLKQNVKVIMQKRKDGKWIKKDSIILKNGQGVFKGHVDQPELYYLTIKKFMAYIPVWVENSNITVDASLRNLRHPVIKGSKAQTAFDAYADSTKKFMEKERVLGMKYSQARIRKDEKTMKDLEDQYNQIEKDRVDYMLGYVKRHNKSVVSPYIIMSNSYGLSLKQLEEAVNSLDAASMKNNEYYQYLKKRVATLKRVAVGQPYVDFTLNNPDGKPISLSSVVKTHKYTLVDFWASWCMPCRAENPNVVKAYNEFKDKGFTVFGVSFDKDHDKWVAAIKKDGLTWPQVSDLKFWSSEAGKLYGVQSIPHNVLIGPDGKIVAENLRGQALVDTLKNLLK, from the coding sequence ATGCGGAAAATCATTCAAACAGTCGGACTTTTATCTTTGGCTTTACTGATTTTTGCTTCCTGCCAAAATACCCCCAAGGGAGATCAGTACACCATTACCATGCACATTAAAGACCTGAAACAAAACGTGAAGGTTATTATGCAAAAACGTAAGGATGGAAAGTGGATCAAAAAAGATTCGATCATACTCAAAAACGGACAAGGCGTGTTTAAAGGGCATGTTGATCAACCCGAACTTTATTACCTGACTATCAAAAAGTTTATGGCTTACATCCCGGTTTGGGTTGAAAACAGTAACATTACAGTGGATGCCAGTTTGCGTAACCTGCGTCACCCGGTAATCAAAGGTTCCAAAGCCCAGACTGCTTTTGATGCTTATGCCGATTCCACCAAAAAATTCATGGAGAAAGAAAGGGTTCTCGGAATGAAATACAGCCAGGCCCGCATACGTAAGGATGAAAAAACCATGAAGGATTTGGAAGACCAGTATAATCAGATTGAAAAAGACCGCGTGGATTATATGCTCGGATATGTTAAAAGACACAACAAAAGCGTTGTTTCGCCTTATATCATTATGAGTAACTCTTACGGTTTGTCATTGAAACAACTTGAAGAAGCCGTAAATTCACTGGATGCTGCCAGCATGAAAAACAATGAATATTATCAATATCTGAAAAAACGGGTGGCCACATTAAAACGGGTAGCCGTAGGACAGCCGTATGTTGATTTTACCCTGAATAATCCTGACGGAAAACCAATTTCCCTCTCTTCGGTGGTGAAAACACACAAATATACATTGGTTGATTTTTGGGCTTCATGGTGTATGCCTTGCCGTGCCGAGAATCCCAATGTGGTAAAAGCGTATAACGAATTTAAAGATAAAGGATTTACTGTTTTTGGTGTTTCTTTTGATAAAGATCATGATAAATGGGTAGCAGCCATTAAAAAAGACGGCTTGACCTGGCCCCAGGTTTCCGACTTGAAATTCTGGAGCTCTGAAGCCGGTAAATTATATGGTGTTCAATCCATTCCGCATAATGTACTGATTGGTCCTGATGGAAAAATCGTTGCAGAAAATCTTCGTGGACAGGCTTTGGTCGATACCCTGAAGAACCTTCTGAAATAA
- a CDS encoding M20 metallopeptidase family protein, which translates to MISIQEIKLAVSAFSDELVRMRRHLHAHPELSFQEKETAAWISQKLASWGISHQTGVAGYGIVGVIKGKNPGKKVVALRADIDALPIEEMSPVEYKSQNKGVMHACGHDVHTTCLLGALKILNDRREFFEGSVKFLFQPAEEKLPGGAVQMIKAGVLENPAVNIMLGQHVYPDLETGKVGFRQGRYMASTDEIHLTIRGKGGHAAMPDQIDDPVLAMAEILVSLQTVVSRKTPPDIPCVLSFGAVKADGATNVIPSEVLVHGTFRTFDEEWRKTAHRLIIQKAEAIAQAHGCSCEVVIDKGYPFVENDPEVTVRAQKAAEEFLGKENVVDLDIRMTAEDFGYFAQAVPSCFYRLGTRNEKKGITAGLHHPRFDVDEKSLETGTGLLVWETLSQLNG; encoded by the coding sequence GTGATTTCCATTCAAGAAATAAAATTAGCGGTATCAGCATTTTCTGATGAGTTAGTCCGGATGCGCCGTCATTTGCATGCCCATCCTGAGCTTAGTTTTCAGGAGAAAGAAACAGCAGCCTGGATTTCGCAAAAGTTAGCATCATGGGGAATTTCCCATCAAACCGGTGTGGCCGGATACGGAATTGTAGGGGTGATAAAAGGAAAAAATCCCGGTAAAAAAGTGGTTGCTCTCCGGGCGGATATCGATGCTCTGCCCATTGAAGAGATGTCCCCGGTAGAGTATAAGTCGCAGAACAAAGGGGTGATGCATGCCTGTGGTCATGATGTGCATACGACTTGTTTGTTGGGTGCGCTTAAAATATTGAATGACCGGAGAGAATTTTTTGAAGGTTCGGTTAAATTCCTTTTTCAGCCGGCCGAAGAAAAACTGCCTGGAGGTGCTGTGCAAATGATCAAAGCCGGAGTTTTGGAAAATCCTGCGGTGAACATCATGCTGGGACAGCATGTTTATCCTGATTTGGAAACCGGAAAGGTAGGATTTCGCCAGGGGCGTTATATGGCTTCCACCGACGAGATTCATCTGACCATTCGCGGAAAAGGCGGACATGCCGCCATGCCTGACCAAATTGACGATCCGGTGCTGGCTATGGCTGAAATCCTGGTATCATTGCAAACGGTGGTCAGCCGGAAAACACCACCTGATATTCCTTGTGTTTTATCATTTGGAGCAGTAAAAGCAGACGGAGCGACCAACGTAATTCCGTCGGAAGTATTGGTTCATGGTACTTTTCGCACTTTTGACGAAGAGTGGAGAAAAACGGCTCATCGGCTTATTATCCAAAAAGCAGAAGCCATTGCACAGGCTCACGGATGTTCTTGTGAAGTGGTTATTGATAAGGGATATCCTTTTGTGGAAAATGATCCGGAAGTAACCGTGCGGGCTCAAAAAGCAGCAGAAGAATTTCTTGGAAAAGAGAATGTGGTGGATCTTGACATCCGGATGACGGCAGAAGATTTTGGCTATTTTGCCCAGGCTGTTCCCTCCTGCTTTTATCGTTTAGGCACGCGGAATGAAAAAAAAGGAATTACAGCCGGATTGCATCATCCCCGTTTTGATGTGGATGAAAAAAGTCTGGAAACCGGTACCGGATTGCTGGTGTGGGAAACACTGTCACAACTGAACGGATAA
- the mtnA gene encoding S-methyl-5-thioribose-1-phosphate isomerase — protein MKVEGKTYKTVWMEGTSVFMIQQNLLPFQFKIHECKTYWDTCIAITDMVVRGAGAIGAAAGFAMAQAFLTINTKERLKMIREARSDIENTRPTARNLFYAVDRVYRAGLEHTEKAVEEAFAVAREDEENSKAIGVFGSTLFGEKTNILTHCNAGWLAFVDYGTALAPVYLAHEQGKKVFVYVDETRPRAQGGRLTAWELKNADVPHVIIPDNAAATLMAQGKIDVVITGADRIASNGDTANKIGTLDRAILAKEFGVPFYIAAPTSTFDMECNTGKEIPIEKRSQDEVLFQTGVDDNGNRVKIRVCSPGSGAFNPAFDVTPAQYITGIITEKGIVKADKLSIQKLMES, from the coding sequence ATGAAAGTGGAAGGCAAAACATACAAGACAGTATGGATGGAAGGAACTTCCGTTTTTATGATTCAGCAAAACCTGTTGCCGTTTCAGTTTAAAATTCACGAATGTAAAACCTATTGGGATACCTGCATTGCCATTACTGATATGGTTGTACGCGGAGCGGGAGCCATCGGGGCAGCAGCCGGTTTTGCCATGGCCCAGGCTTTTCTGACCATCAATACCAAAGAACGGCTGAAAATGATCCGTGAAGCCCGGAGCGATATTGAAAATACAAGACCCACGGCCAGAAATCTGTTTTATGCTGTGGATCGGGTGTATCGTGCCGGACTGGAACACACGGAAAAAGCAGTGGAAGAAGCCTTTGCTGTAGCTCGCGAAGACGAAGAAAACTCTAAAGCCATCGGCGTTTTTGGCAGCACGCTCTTTGGCGAAAAAACCAATATTTTAACCCATTGTAATGCCGGCTGGCTGGCTTTTGTGGATTACGGTACTGCGCTGGCACCGGTGTATCTTGCCCATGAACAGGGGAAAAAAGTTTTTGTGTATGTGGATGAAACCCGTCCGCGTGCCCAGGGTGGGCGACTTACGGCATGGGAACTGAAAAACGCCGACGTTCCTCATGTGATTATTCCGGATAATGCTGCTGCCACATTGATGGCTCAGGGAAAAATTGATGTGGTGATCACCGGAGCCGACCGTATTGCCTCCAACGGCGATACAGCCAACAAAATCGGAACCCTCGACCGGGCCATTCTGGCCAAAGAATTTGGTGTTCCGTTTTATATAGCAGCTCCGACATCTACATTCGATATGGAATGTAATACCGGTAAGGAAATACCTATCGAAAAACGTTCGCAGGACGAAGTATTGTTTCAAACCGGGGTCGACGACAATGGAAACAGAGTCAAAATACGGGTATGCTCTCCCGGCTCAGGAGCTTTTAATCCGGCTTTTGATGTTACGCCAGCCCAATACATTACCGGCATTATCACCGAAAAGGGAATCGTAAAAGCCGATAAATTGTCTATCCAAAAATTAATGGAAAGCTAA
- a CDS encoding NAD(P)H-dependent flavin oxidoreductase has protein sequence MNGLQIGDLSAKLPIIQGGMGVAVSLSGLASAVANEGGIGIISSASIGMLMPDFSKNFRNANQMALREEIRKAREKTDGIIGVNIMVALSDYEDHLTVAVEEKADLIISGAGLPIRMPDSVIKDKKEENRTKFLPIVSSGKAAGLIFRYWETHYGVIPDAVVVEGPKAGGHLGYKKQQIVHPDYLLENILPSVIAALKPFELRFGREIPVIAAGGIYTGADMFRLMKLGARGVQIGTRLVPTFECDASVAFKEAYVNSTPEDIVLIDSPVGLPGRAINNKFLQDVAAGKRNPVNCPWKCLKTCDYKKAPYCISLALINAAKGKLKNGFVFAGSNAYKTEKIQSVKAVLHEMITEYENFRLAENTRKLQNTVKHFYRKKTEEVVLS, from the coding sequence ATGAATGGATTACAAATAGGAGACCTCAGCGCAAAACTTCCGATTATACAAGGCGGAATGGGGGTAGCTGTTTCTTTATCCGGTCTGGCTTCGGCTGTCGCCAATGAAGGGGGAATCGGAATTATTTCATCGGCCAGTATTGGCATGCTGATGCCCGATTTTTCAAAAAATTTCAGAAATGCCAATCAGATGGCGTTGCGTGAAGAGATCAGAAAAGCCAGAGAAAAAACCGATGGTATTATTGGTGTAAACATTATGGTGGCTTTGTCGGATTACGAGGATCATTTGACCGTGGCTGTCGAAGAAAAAGCGGATCTGATCATCTCAGGAGCCGGACTTCCGATACGCATGCCCGATAGTGTTATTAAAGATAAAAAAGAGGAAAACAGAACAAAGTTTCTCCCCATTGTTTCTTCCGGAAAAGCGGCCGGACTGATTTTTCGTTATTGGGAAACACATTACGGCGTTATTCCGGATGCGGTAGTGGTAGAAGGACCGAAAGCCGGAGGACATCTGGGTTATAAAAAACAACAAATCGTTCATCCGGATTATTTACTGGAAAACATTTTACCTTCTGTAATCGCAGCACTTAAGCCTTTTGAATTGCGATTTGGAAGAGAAATCCCTGTTATTGCAGCCGGCGGAATTTATACGGGGGCCGATATGTTTCGGCTGATGAAACTCGGAGCCCGCGGGGTACAGATTGGAACACGGCTTGTTCCTACTTTTGAATGTGATGCTTCGGTTGCTTTTAAAGAAGCTTATGTAAACAGTACACCGGAAGACATTGTCTTAATCGATAGTCCGGTCGGCTTGCCGGGCAGGGCTATTAACAACAAATTTTTGCAGGACGTTGCGGCCGGAAAAAGAAATCCGGTGAACTGTCCCTGGAAATGTCTGAAAACCTGTGATTATAAAAAAGCCCCTTACTGTATCTCGCTGGCACTGATTAATGCGGCTAAAGGAAAGTTGAAAAATGGTTTTGTTTTTGCCGGAAGTAATGCTTACAAAACGGAAAAAATACAATCGGTAAAAGCTGTTTTACACGAAATGATAACAGAATATGAAAATTTTCGCCTGGCAGAAAATACCAGAAAACTTCAAAATACAGTAAAACATTTTTACAGAAAAAAAACAGAAGAGGTCGTTTTGTCTTAA
- a CDS encoding LytR/AlgR family response regulator transcription factor has product MAKWFEFLKKSYPFNDDLKQNTKLIFVISLILFLLFYLFQPFDIKALNTQEKYSLIGGLIVVIFLGLSVNLLLIPAFLSDTRLFQRWTVLKEIFWNLWIIFTIASASFVYFQLIGYFSFSFYILVKILIISAIPVSILVPYNRTRLLRLHLQSALELNRYLEEKAKPSPKVIHLKSDYEKDDFSVDVNQLLYIRSANNYIEVFWQDRDKTRSRLVRCTLKRAEEASKEYPFIFRCHRAFLVNINQIKRLEGNSQGYVLYVGEEEHALSVSRKYIVPFKEIFYQV; this is encoded by the coding sequence ATGGCAAAGTGGTTCGAATTTCTGAAAAAGTCCTACCCTTTTAATGATGATTTAAAGCAAAATACAAAGCTTATTTTTGTCATTAGCCTGATATTGTTTTTGTTGTTTTATCTCTTCCAGCCATTTGATATTAAAGCATTAAACACACAGGAAAAATATTCTTTGATCGGTGGATTAATTGTGGTTATTTTTCTCGGACTTAGTGTAAACCTGTTGCTTATCCCTGCTTTTTTGTCTGACACCCGCCTATTTCAGAGATGGACCGTATTGAAAGAGATTTTCTGGAACCTTTGGATTATTTTTACTATTGCCTCTGCTTCTTTTGTCTATTTTCAACTGATTGGATATTTCAGTTTCAGCTTTTACATTTTGGTAAAAATATTAATTATAAGTGCCATTCCGGTCAGTATTCTGGTTCCGTATAACCGTACCCGTTTATTGAGGCTTCATTTGCAATCGGCATTGGAACTGAACCGTTATCTTGAAGAAAAAGCCAAACCTTCGCCGAAAGTAATTCATTTAAAATCGGATTATGAAAAAGATGATTTTTCGGTAGATGTTAACCAGCTTTTGTACATACGTTCGGCCAACAACTACATCGAAGTTTTTTGGCAAGACCGCGATAAAACACGCTCGCGGCTGGTACGCTGTACTTTAAAACGTGCAGAGGAAGCCAGTAAAGAGTACCCTTTTATTTTCCGGTGTCATCGCGCTTTTCTTGTTAACATCAATCAAATCAAACGGTTAGAAGGCAATTCCCAGGGATATGTACTTTACGTGGGCGAAGAGGAACATGCCTTGTCGGTCTCCCGGAAATATATTGTGCCTTTTAAAGAAATATTTTATCAGGTTTGA
- a CDS encoding PhoH family protein, whose translation MAGKKSEKKIFVLDTSVILYNHNAINNFEDNDVAIPITVLEELDNFKKGNDTKNFEAREFIRFLDSISGKLTMTNWRRLNGPEKGKFRVIMNEQSRKDARKVFGEDKADHRILNAALKLKEDHPDRKVILVSKDINLRLKAKAMNLPAEDFETGKIKNINTLYTGKEKLENVQPEIIDKLYSEGFCAMDELNIARPYPNHYFILKSDKASALAFYNPVTGRIERVAKQSVSRIMPRNAEQVFALHAILNPEIKLVTLQGVAGTGKTLLALAGAWEQRRHFKQIYLARPIVPLSNKDIGYLPGDVHSKINPYMEPLWDNLKYIQNQFGEQDKEYRRINDAIESEKLMITPLAYIRGRSISNVIFIVDEAQNLTPHEIKTIITRAGENTKIIFTGDIYQIDTPYLDSQSNGLSVLIDRLKQSAIYAHIRLEKGERSELANLANNLL comes from the coding sequence ATGGCCGGAAAAAAATCTGAAAAGAAAATCTTTGTACTGGACACCTCCGTTATTCTCTACAATCACAATGCCATCAACAATTTCGAAGACAATGACGTGGCAATTCCCATTACTGTTTTGGAAGAACTGGATAATTTTAAAAAAGGAAATGACACCAAAAATTTTGAAGCCCGTGAGTTCATCCGGTTTTTGGACAGTATTTCCGGAAAACTGACCATGACCAACTGGCGACGATTAAACGGTCCGGAAAAAGGAAAGTTCCGGGTAATTATGAACGAACAAAGCCGGAAAGATGCCCGGAAAGTTTTTGGTGAAGACAAAGCCGACCATCGCATTCTGAATGCAGCTTTAAAACTGAAAGAAGATCATCCCGACCGGAAAGTAATTCTGGTAAGCAAAGACATTAACCTGCGGCTGAAAGCCAAGGCCATGAACCTTCCGGCCGAAGATTTTGAAACCGGGAAAATCAAAAATATCAATACCCTTTATACCGGAAAAGAAAAACTGGAAAATGTTCAGCCGGAGATCATCGACAAGCTGTATTCCGAAGGGTTTTGCGCTATGGATGAATTGAACATCGCCCGTCCATATCCTAACCATTATTTTATCCTGAAAAGTGATAAAGCTTCTGCTCTGGCATTTTACAATCCGGTAACCGGCCGGATTGAACGAGTTGCCAAACAATCGGTTTCACGGATTATGCCGCGTAATGCCGAACAGGTTTTTGCTTTGCACGCCATACTGAATCCGGAAATAAAACTGGTAACCCTTCAGGGAGTGGCCGGTACCGGAAAAACCCTGCTGGCTTTGGCCGGCGCCTGGGAACAACGGCGTCATTTTAAACAAATCTATCTGGCACGTCCCATTGTGCCGCTCAGCAACAAAGATATCGGCTATCTGCCGGGCGATGTCCATTCAAAAATCAATCCGTACATGGAACCGCTGTGGGACAACCTGAAATATATTCAAAACCAGTTTGGCGAACAGGACAAAGAATACCGCCGCATTAACGATGCCATCGAATCGGAAAAACTGATGATCACCCCGCTGGCTTACATCCGGGGCCGCAGTATTTCCAACGTGATTTTTATTGTGGACGAAGCCCAAAACCTGACGCCGCACGAAATTAAAACCATCATTACCCGCGCCGGCGAAAACACTAAAATCATCTTTACCGGCGATATTTATCAAATTGACACGCCGTATCTCGACTCGCAGTCGAACGGTCTTTCCGTATTGATCGACCGGCTGAAACAAAGTGCCATTTATGCCCACATCCGGCTGGAAAAAGGCGAACGTTCAGAATTGGCCAACCTGGCCAACAATCTGTTGTGA
- the polA gene encoding DNA polymerase I, translating into MENEKKLFLLDAMALIYRAYFAMSRNPQINSKGLNTSAILGFANTLLEILKHENPTHIGVAFDTMAPTQRHEDFAEYKANREKMPEDLAAAIPYVKELLDALNIPVLLLDGYEADDIIGTLAKKAEKKGFITYMMTPDKDFGQLVSDKIFMYKPSRNGKPAEIWGPKEVCERYGIERPEQFIDILGLWGDAVDNIPGVPGIGEKTAAKLIAQFGSIENLLKNTHQLKGKLRENLEKYADQALQSKQLATILTDVPLPFEPEKLKMGAPDHEALKKLFEELEFRTFAKRFFTWLSLQQPQGNYEQGELFPVSEEVEIKTIHTTPHTYHLIDTPEKARMLAGELKKQKAFCFDTETTGLDPDKAEIVGISFSWKAHEAYYVPLSDNYHRATQQLAVFKEVLENEKIEKTGQNIKFDISILRWYDIVVKGPLFDTMIAHYLLEPDRRHNMDYLAETYLNYKPVSIESLIGKKGKKQGSMRDVPLEEIKEYAAEDADITWQLRKVLEPKLKETGTEKLFFETEMPLVPVLASMEAEGVKLDTETLARFSEELTIEIALMEKEIYEMAGMEFNIASPKQLGEVLFDRLQLSGKPKKTKTGQYSTSEDVLTKLAYRHPIAEKILEYRSLTKLKSTYVDALPKLVSQRDGRIHTSYNQAVAATGRLSSNNPNLQNIPIRTERGREIRKAFVPRNKEYILLAADYSQIELRIIAHLSRDEGMMEAFRKGLDIHTATAARVYGVPVDQVTREMRRHAKTVNFGIIYGISAFGLSERLKIPRREAAEIIKNYFEKYPGIRQYMDNTIAFAREHGYVETILGRRRYLKDINSANSVVRSYAERNAINAPVQGSSADMIKIAMIRIFDEMQKKQMKSKMILQVHDELVFDAHKEEVEMLKQLVEDKMKNALPLDVPVIVDINTGNNWLEAH; encoded by the coding sequence ATGGAGAACGAAAAAAAACTGTTTCTGCTGGATGCCATGGCATTGATTTATCGGGCTTATTTTGCCATGAGCCGCAATCCGCAAATTAACTCTAAAGGATTGAACACTTCAGCGATTCTGGGTTTTGCCAATACGTTGCTGGAGATTTTAAAACATGAAAATCCCACCCATATCGGCGTGGCTTTTGATACCATGGCGCCTACACAACGGCACGAAGACTTTGCCGAATACAAAGCCAATCGCGAGAAAATGCCCGAAGACCTGGCCGCGGCCATTCCTTATGTGAAAGAACTCCTGGATGCCCTGAACATTCCGGTATTGTTGCTCGATGGTTACGAAGCTGATGATATTATCGGAACACTGGCCAAAAAAGCGGAGAAAAAAGGTTTTATCACTTATATGATGACTCCCGATAAAGATTTCGGACAATTGGTATCAGATAAAATCTTTATGTATAAACCTTCACGTAATGGGAAACCGGCCGAAATATGGGGGCCGAAAGAAGTTTGTGAGCGGTACGGAATAGAACGTCCCGAACAGTTCATTGATATTCTTGGATTGTGGGGCGATGCGGTGGATAATATTCCCGGTGTACCGGGCATTGGCGAAAAAACGGCTGCCAAACTCATTGCACAGTTCGGTTCCATTGAAAACCTGCTGAAAAACACACATCAACTCAAAGGAAAACTACGCGAAAACCTGGAAAAGTATGCCGACCAGGCACTGCAGTCCAAACAACTGGCCACTATCCTTACCGATGTACCGTTGCCTTTTGAGCCGGAAAAACTCAAAATGGGGGCTCCGGATCACGAAGCACTCAAAAAACTTTTTGAAGAACTGGAATTCCGCACATTTGCCAAACGCTTTTTTACCTGGCTATCTTTGCAACAACCTCAGGGAAATTATGAGCAAGGAGAGCTTTTTCCCGTTTCTGAAGAAGTCGAAATCAAAACGATCCACACAACACCGCATACTTATCATTTAATTGATACCCCCGAAAAAGCCCGGATGCTGGCCGGTGAACTGAAAAAACAAAAAGCCTTTTGTTTTGACACCGAAACCACAGGCTTGGATCCCGACAAAGCCGAAATTGTGGGTATTTCCTTTTCGTGGAAAGCACACGAAGCCTACTATGTACCGTTATCCGATAATTATCACCGGGCTACACAGCAATTGGCGGTTTTTAAAGAGGTGCTTGAAAACGAAAAGATTGAAAAAACAGGACAAAACATCAAGTTTGACATTTCTATTTTACGTTGGTATGATATTGTGGTAAAGGGACCGCTTTTCGATACCATGATTGCCCATTATCTGCTGGAACCCGACCGTCGGCATAATATGGATTATCTGGCTGAAACCTACCTGAATTACAAACCGGTTTCCATTGAGAGCCTGATTGGGAAAAAGGGGAAAAAGCAAGGCAGCATGCGTGATGTTCCGTTGGAAGAAATTAAAGAATATGCCGCTGAAGATGCCGATATTACCTGGCAGCTTCGTAAAGTTTTGGAACCGAAATTGAAAGAAACCGGAACCGAAAAGTTGTTTTTTGAAACCGAAATGCCGCTGGTGCCCGTGCTGGCATCCATGGAAGCCGAAGGCGTGAAACTGGATACAGAAACGCTCGCCCGGTTTAGTGAAGAACTGACCATTGAAATTGCTTTGATGGAAAAAGAGATTTATGAAATGGCCGGTATGGAATTTAATATTGCATCGCCCAAACAACTGGGCGAAGTGCTTTTTGACCGGCTTCAGCTTTCCGGAAAGCCGAAAAAAACCAAAACCGGTCAGTATTCCACCAGCGAAGATGTGCTTACCAAATTGGCTTATCGACATCCCATTGCGGAAAAAATATTGGAATACCGTTCGCTGACCAAGCTCAAATCGACTTATGTGGATGCTTTGCCCAAGCTGGTATCCCAGCGCGATGGCCGCATACATACTTCGTACAACCAGGCAGTAGCTGCTACGGGACGGCTGAGTTCGAACAATCCTAATTTGCAGAATATTCCTATCCGTACCGAACGTGGGCGGGAGATCCGCAAAGCATTTGTACCGCGGAACAAAGAATATATTTTACTGGCCGCCGATTATTCACAAATCGAATTGCGTATCATTGCTCATTTGAGTCGTGATGAGGGCATGATGGAGGCTTTTCGTAAAGGGTTGGATATTCATACCGCCACGGCTGCACGGGTGTATGGTGTGCCGGTAGATCAGGTTACCCGCGAGATGCGGCGTCATGCCAAAACAGTGAATTTTGGTATTATTTATGGCATCTCGGCCTTTGGTCTTTCCGAACGGTTGAAAATTCCGCGCCGCGAAGCGGCCGAAATAATCAAAAATTATTTCGAGAAGTATCCCGGCATCCGGCAATATATGGATAATACCATTGCTTTTGCCCGTGAACATGGCTATGTAGAAACCATCCTTGGCCGTCGCCGTTACCTCAAAGACATCAATTCAGCCAATAGCGTAGTACGGTCTTATGCCGAACGAAATGCTATTAATGCCCCTGTTCAGGGTTCTTCGGCTGATATGATCAAGATCGCCATGATTCGTATCTTCGATGAAATGCAGAAAAAACAGATGAAGTCGAAAATGATTCTGCAAGTACATGACGAACTGGTTTTTGATGCCCATAAAGAAGAAGTGGAAATGCTTAAACAGCTGGTGGAAGACAAAATGAAAAATGCCTTGCCGCTGGATGTTCCGGTTATCGTGGATATTAACACCGGAAACAATTGGCTTGAAGCACATTAG